The following coding sequences are from one Manis pentadactyla isolate mManPen7 chromosome 13, mManPen7.hap1, whole genome shotgun sequence window:
- the LOC118935015 gene encoding olfactory receptor 5B2-like: MELPSQRPERPPWREGVDCFNLTTMTHFILTGLSDLPEVRCPLFVFFAVTYHVTLVGNGAILLAIGMERKLCTPMYYFLASMTLLDIFCPSATVPKMLDNLLTGNRSISFLGCALQFYFLVALVGTEVFLLAVMAYDWYMSICFPFCYTLIMTKAVCAQLTAGTWAAGFLNSLLHIVSIFHLSFCKSNQVNQYYCDIPPVVALSFSSIYLEEMLVSVVGSVSVIGAFLTTFISYIDIISTILKIQSVEGKHKAFSTFASRLLVVCLFYGTAIFTYISPSSSHHSPDRDRLIAMLYGVITPMLNPMIYSLRSTEVKAVHSRVLCH, encoded by the exons ATGGAGCTTCCCtcacagcggccag agAGACCCCCGTGGAGAGAGGGGGTGGACTGCTTCAATCTCACCACCATGACTCACTTTATCCTTACAGGGCTCTCTGACCTCCCCGAGGTGCGCTGTCCTCTCTTTGTGTTCTTTGCCGTCACCTACCATGTTACCTTGGTGGGAAATGGGGCCATTCTCTTGGCCATCGGGATGGAGAGGAAGCTGTGCACACCCATGTATTACTTCCTGGCCAGTATGACCCTCTTAGACATATTCTGCCCATCAGCTACTGTCCCCAAGATGCTGGACAACCTCTTGACTGGGAATCGCAGCATTTCCTTCCTGGGCTGTGCTTTGCAGTTTTATTTCCTGGTGGCCCTGGTGGGGACTGAGGTCTTCCTTCTCGCTGTCATGGCTTATGACTGGTACATGTCCATCTGCTTCCCCTTCTGCTACACCCTCATCATGACCAAGGCTGTCTGTGCCCAGCTGACAGCTGGGACCTGGGCAGCAGGGTTTCTCAATTCCCTCCTCCACATAGTGTCCATCTTCCACCTGTCTTTCTGCAAGTCCAATCAGGTTAACCAGTACTACTGTGACATCCCCCCAGTGGTGGCCCTCTCCTTCTCATCCATCTACCTGGAAGAAATGCTTGTTTCAGTGGTAGGAAGTGTCTCGGTAATTGGTGCCTTCCTAACCACCTTCATCTCTTACATTGACATCATATCCACCATCCTAAAGATCCAGTCGGTGGAAGGGAAGCACAAAGCCTTCTCCACATTTGCCTCCCGCCTCCTGGTGGTCTGTTTGTTTTATGGCACAGCCATCTTCACCTACATTAGTCCCTCTTCAAGTCACCACTCCCCAGACAGGGACAGACTCATCGCCATGCTCTACGGGGTTATCACCCCAATGCTAAACCCCATGATCTACAGCTTGAGGAGCACAGAGGTGAAAGCGGTACACAGCAGGGTCTTATGTCACTGA